A single window of Methanothermobacter marburgensis str. Marburg DNA harbors:
- the cdc6-1 gene encoding ORC1-type DNA replication protein Cdc6-1 — MNIFDEIGDKESVFKDKKYLDHRFLPDRLPHREEQIRSIAKYWVEALNGVTPPDITIYGKTGTGKTAVAKFAMKQLKEASRDCDVNIRTEYIRCTDYTTEYQVIARLCQQLGRDVPYRGWTKAEIVNTFRNMFKKNAFGQDMILLVVLDEIDILLRNDGDGLLYTLTRTDNVSILSISNYVEFKKFIKPRVRSSLRDREIIFPPYGAQQLVDILEERSRLSFKEGALDDDVIPLCAALAAKEEGDARYALDLLRTAGEIADERDSDMVKGDFVREAKDYIEHNKITDIILTLPSQQQRVLEAILYLTKRKEEITSGRLYEVYKEISKGDSVSYRRIFDFINELEMLGLISTNTVSRGRGKGRTNIIDLQCETSLLEDSLWGV, encoded by the coding sequence ATGAGATAGGGGACAAAGAATCTGTTTTTAAGGATAAAAAATATCTTGACCACAGGTTTCTACCTGACAGGCTGCCTCACAGGGAGGAACAGATACGTTCAATAGCCAAGTACTGGGTTGAAGCACTGAATGGAGTCACACCACCGGACATCACAATATATGGAAAAACAGGGACAGGGAAAACTGCGGTTGCCAAATTCGCCATGAAACAGCTCAAGGAGGCATCAAGGGACTGTGATGTTAACATAAGGACGGAGTACATCCGCTGCACAGATTACACAACAGAGTACCAGGTCATAGCAAGGCTCTGCCAGCAGCTTGGTCGTGATGTCCCCTACCGTGGCTGGACAAAGGCCGAGATAGTCAACACATTCAGGAACATGTTCAAGAAAAATGCCTTTGGCCAGGACATGATACTCCTTGTTGTCCTTGACGAGATAGACATACTCCTGAGGAATGATGGTGACGGCCTGCTCTACACCCTCACAAGGACAGATAACGTCTCTATACTATCCATAAGTAACTATGTTGAATTTAAAAAGTTCATAAAACCACGCGTGAGGAGCAGTCTGAGGGACAGGGAGATAATCTTTCCACCCTACGGCGCCCAGCAACTTGTTGATATACTTGAGGAAAGATCCAGACTGTCCTTTAAGGAGGGTGCACTTGATGACGATGTAATACCCCTCTGCGCAGCACTTGCAGCCAAGGAGGAGGGTGACGCAAGGTATGCCCTTGACCTTCTCAGGACAGCAGGTGAAATTGCAGATGAAAGGGATTCTGATATGGTTAAGGGGGACTTTGTGAGGGAAGCCAAGGACTACATAGAGCACAACAAAATCACAGACATCATACTGACACTGCCCAGCCAGCAGCAGAGGGTCCTTGAGGCAATACTCTACCTCACAAAGAGAAAGGAGGAGATAACCTCAGGAAGGCTCTATGAGGTCTACAAGGAGATATCAAAGGGCGATTCAGTTTCATACAGAAGAATATTTGACTTCATAAATGAACTCGAAATGCTTGGACTCATATCAACCAACACCGTCTCCAGGGGAAGGGGAAAGGGACGCACCAATATCATAGACCTCCAGTGCGAAACTTCACTCCTGGAGGACTCACTCTGGGGAGTCTGA
- the pyrB gene encoding aspartate carbamoyltransferase, with the protein MFENVISIKDFGKDDIEFILREAENMEPVASGERPSSVLTGKILGMMFYEPSTRTRLSFETAMKRLGGSVVGFADTGATSAAKGESLTDTAMMLAGYSDAIVIRHNLEGAARYISDIVDVPVINAGDGAGQHPTQTLLDLYTMKRFFGKIESLNVALVGDLKYGRTVHSLAYALAVFGVKMSFVSPPELRMPDSVIHDLEGSGVEVTETERLDDVIDDVDVLYVTRIQKERFPDPEEYSRIRGAYHIDRDMVAGRDLIVMHPLPRIDEISPEVDSLPQAMYFRQAFYGVPVRMALLKMLIRERSDSPE; encoded by the coding sequence ATGTTTGAAAATGTTATCTCAATAAAGGACTTTGGAAAGGATGATATAGAGTTCATTCTGAGGGAAGCAGAAAATATGGAGCCAGTTGCCTCTGGAGAAAGGCCCTCCAGCGTTCTTACAGGAAAGATACTTGGGATGATGTTCTATGAACCATCAACAAGGACACGACTTTCATTTGAAACTGCAATGAAGAGACTGGGTGGCAGTGTGGTTGGATTTGCAGATACAGGCGCGACATCCGCTGCCAAGGGCGAAAGCCTAACTGACACCGCAATGATGCTTGCAGGCTACTCCGATGCAATTGTTATAAGACATAACCTTGAGGGGGCTGCCCGTTACATCTCAGACATTGTGGATGTCCCTGTTATCAACGCAGGTGATGGGGCAGGTCAGCACCCCACCCAGACCCTCCTTGACCTCTACACAATGAAGAGGTTCTTTGGTAAAATAGAATCCCTCAATGTTGCACTTGTGGGTGACCTGAAGTATGGCCGGACAGTGCACTCACTGGCCTATGCACTTGCTGTTTTCGGTGTGAAAATGAGTTTTGTATCGCCCCCCGAGCTCAGAATGCCCGACAGTGTCATACATGACCTTGAAGGTAGTGGTGTCGAGGTTACAGAGACCGAGAGGCTAGATGATGTTATAGATGATGTGGATGTCCTCTATGTTACAAGAATACAGAAGGAACGTTTTCCTGACCCTGAGGAATATTCAAGGATCAGAGGGGCCTATCATATAGACAGGGACATGGTCGCCGGTAGGGATCTCATCGTCATGCACCCACTTCCAAGGATAGATGAGATATCCCCTGAGGTTGATTCGCTTCCACAGGCGATGTATTTCAGGCAGGCGTTCTACGGTGTGCCTGTGAGAATGGCTCTTCTTAAGATGCTGATAAGAGAAAGATCAGACTCCCCAGAGTGA
- a CDS encoding tRNA (adenine-N1)-methyltransferase, whose protein sequence is MRIIMDERGKKYLLKAGEDFQTDMGIIQSRMIEEARPGDVLRTHLGREVYVLKPSLSDYLELMERRCSILLPKDIGMICAYTGIVNGSRVVDAGTGAGTVAMYLANVVGESGHVTTYEIRQDFAEVAERNIRDFGFKNIEVKNRDIKEGIDEDDLDLVFLDLPQPWELMEDLHESLIRGGWAVFYNPYIEQVKILHRVGSKLGFADMRTSEIIEREIEVRRQGTRPRTRMVGHTGYLTFMRKV, encoded by the coding sequence TTGCGTATAATCATGGATGAAAGGGGTAAAAAGTACCTCCTGAAGGCAGGGGAGGACTTTCAGACTGACATGGGGATCATCCAGTCCCGGATGATAGAGGAGGCCAGACCAGGGGATGTTCTCAGAACCCACCTTGGAAGGGAGGTTTATGTCCTTAAACCCAGCCTCTCCGATTACCTTGAACTCATGGAGAGGAGGTGCTCCATACTCCTTCCCAAGGACATAGGGATGATCTGTGCATACACAGGAATAGTGAACGGCTCAAGGGTTGTTGATGCAGGTACCGGTGCGGGTACAGTTGCAATGTACCTGGCAAATGTGGTGGGTGAATCAGGGCATGTTACAACCTATGAGATACGGCAGGACTTTGCAGAGGTTGCAGAAAGGAACATCAGGGACTTTGGATTTAAAAATATTGAGGTAAAAAACAGGGACATAAAGGAGGGTATAGATGAGGATGACCTTGACCTGGTATTCCTTGATCTTCCCCAGCCCTGGGAGCTGATGGAGGATCTGCATGAATCCCTTATTAGAGGAGGGTGGGCTGTTTTCTACAACCCATACATTGAACAGGTAAAAATTCTGCACAGGGTCGGCTCAAAGCTGGGATTTGCAGATATGAGGACATCCGAAATAATTGAGCGTGAAATTGAGGTCAGGAGGCAGGGTACGCGCCCCAGGACCAGAATGGTTGGACACACAGGATACCTCACATTCATGAGAAAGGTCTAG
- a CDS encoding DEAD/DEAH box helicase, whose protein sequence is MARYIEHPLIKPGTVEARTYQQLLAADVLRKGNSMIVAPTALGKTIVAVLVAAERLQKYRGSRVLILSPSKPLAIQHEESFRDFLLAPCTSLTGSINPEERVRRWDESRVISATPQTIESDILTGRYDLGDVSLLVFDECHRAVGSYSYVFLASSYMQTAKNPLILGLTASPGADEDKIKTVCSNLFLNEVVVKTEKDPDVRPYLKPIRIEWVRVKMKPELEEIRDLLKKVLKTRLKMLKNLGVIETVSVGKRDLLKARGRVQNRIARSSNPPKSCYRAISLIAASINVEHALELLETQGIHPLHKYFTRLKKKNTKAARSLIMDPDFTRAMYLTRKASVSGVEHPKLDRLIEILRKELEGGDSRIIVFTQFRDTLEEIYQRCVREGINAVKFYGQNSRSGEKGLTQKQQRDIIKSFRMGNHDVLISTSVAEEGIDIPSVDLVVMYEPVPSEIRMIQRRGRTGRRRSGRMVVLMTEKTRDEAYYYSSIRKEKTMKESLRGGSMKIELTPLGFPETDGERPFIYVDSREVNSRVLRELRKMGVDFELRTLSVGDYQVSDDTVIERKTTQDFLGSIMDKRLYRQARNMVENFKHPVMIIEGEDLYSGFMNPDAVRGALASVAVDFGIPIIPTRSPADTAAMIRRIALREQREGKPDMRIRTDKKPLTLQEKQLFIVESLPYIGSKYARRLLESFGSVEAVMNASEKELMEVEGIGKRIASEIRKVIEAEFRDSEKMRG, encoded by the coding sequence ATGGCAAGGTACATAGAGCACCCACTGATAAAACCAGGGACAGTCGAGGCAAGGACCTACCAGCAGTTACTGGCAGCAGACGTCCTAAGGAAGGGCAACTCAATGATAGTGGCTCCCACGGCCCTTGGAAAAACCATTGTTGCCGTTCTGGTGGCTGCAGAGAGACTGCAGAAATACAGGGGGTCCAGGGTGCTCATTTTATCACCCAGCAAACCGCTGGCCATACAGCATGAGGAGAGCTTCAGGGACTTCCTCCTCGCACCATGCACCTCACTCACAGGGAGTATAAACCCTGAGGAAAGGGTGAGGCGCTGGGATGAGTCCAGAGTCATATCTGCAACACCCCAGACAATAGAATCAGACATCCTGACCGGGAGGTACGACCTAGGCGACGTTTCACTCCTTGTATTCGATGAGTGCCACCGTGCCGTTGGTTCATACTCCTATGTCTTCCTTGCATCCAGTTACATGCAGACCGCGAAAAATCCCCTTATACTTGGATTGACAGCCTCCCCCGGTGCAGATGAGGACAAAATAAAAACCGTCTGCAGTAACCTCTTCCTCAACGAGGTGGTTGTGAAGACAGAAAAGGACCCGGACGTCAGGCCCTACCTCAAGCCCATCAGGATAGAATGGGTCAGGGTTAAGATGAAGCCTGAACTTGAGGAGATAAGGGACCTCCTGAAGAAGGTTTTAAAGACGCGACTGAAGATGCTCAAGAACCTTGGAGTTATAGAGACTGTGAGTGTGGGTAAAAGGGACCTCCTGAAGGCCAGGGGCCGTGTTCAGAACAGGATCGCGCGCTCATCAAATCCGCCAAAATCATGTTACAGGGCCATATCACTCATAGCAGCCTCAATAAATGTTGAGCACGCCCTTGAACTCCTTGAAACCCAGGGGATCCATCCACTTCACAAATACTTCACCCGACTTAAAAAGAAGAACACAAAGGCTGCCAGAAGCCTCATTATGGACCCTGACTTCACAAGGGCCATGTACCTCACCCGAAAGGCCTCTGTTTCAGGGGTTGAACACCCAAAACTTGACAGGCTCATTGAAATACTCAGAAAGGAACTTGAAGGGGGAGACTCAAGAATAATAGTTTTCACCCAGTTCCGTGACACCCTTGAGGAAATATACCAGCGCTGTGTACGTGAGGGGATAAACGCCGTTAAATTTTATGGGCAGAACAGTAGAAGCGGTGAAAAGGGCCTCACCCAGAAACAGCAACGGGATATAATCAAGTCATTCAGGATGGGAAACCACGATGTTCTCATATCAACCAGTGTGGCAGAGGAGGGAATAGATATACCCTCAGTTGACCTTGTGGTCATGTACGAGCCTGTCCCATCAGAGATAAGGATGATACAGAGGAGGGGAAGGACAGGAAGAAGAAGATCAGGAAGAATGGTGGTCCTCATGACAGAAAAGACACGGGACGAGGCCTACTATTACTCAAGTATCAGGAAGGAAAAAACCATGAAGGAAAGCCTCAGGGGGGGTTCCATGAAAATTGAACTGACGCCCCTTGGGTTTCCTGAAACTGACGGTGAAAGACCATTCATCTACGTGGATTCACGTGAGGTTAACTCAAGGGTTCTCCGGGAGCTCAGGAAGATGGGGGTGGACTTTGAACTCAGAACACTCTCTGTGGGTGATTATCAGGTCAGCGATGACACTGTGATTGAAAGAAAAACCACCCAGGATTTCCTGGGGTCAATTATGGATAAGAGACTTTACCGGCAGGCCAGGAATATGGTGGAAAACTTCAAGCACCCTGTGATGATAATAGAGGGTGAGGACCTCTACTCGGGCTTCATGAACCCCGATGCTGTGAGGGGTGCCCTTGCATCAGTTGCGGTGGACTTTGGAATACCCATAATCCCCACAAGGTCCCCTGCAGATACGGCTGCAATGATAAGGAGGATAGCCCTTAGGGAACAGAGGGAGGGAAAACCTGACATGCGTATCAGGACAGACAAGAAACCCCTCACCCTCCAGGAAAAGCAGCTCTTCATTGTGGAATCACTTCCTTACATTGGATCCAAGTATGCCAGAAGGCTCCTTGAAAGTTTCGGTTCTGTTGAAGCTGTTATGAACGCATCAGAGAAGGAGCTCATGGAAGTGGAGGGAATCGGTAAAAGGATAGCATCCGAGATCAGAAAGGTTATTGAAGCAGAATTCAGGGATTCAGAAAAAATGAGAGGGTGA
- a CDS encoding DUF5400 domain-containing protein, with amino-acid sequence MYQVIVFALLLAGIPSGFITFRIMGMRMAPHFGVLILALIATGLNLVMGGGNLMYLAVALQILAGISAYTQFFPVLRDNFQTAPLYACHLSTMTTAAVLAAASVLA; translated from the coding sequence ATGTATCAGGTTATTGTGTTTGCTCTGCTACTTGCAGGGATCCCCTCAGGTTTCATAACATTCCGTATAATGGGGATGAGGATGGCACCCCACTTTGGGGTCCTCATCCTTGCGCTCATTGCAACAGGACTGAACCTTGTGATGGGTGGTGGGAATCTAATGTATCTTGCTGTGGCCCTCCAGATCCTGGCGGGTATATCAGCCTACACCCAGTTTTTCCCGGTACTCAGGGATAACTTCCAGACCGCTCCCCTATACGCATGCCATCTCAGCACCATGACCACAGCGGCGGTGCTTGCAGCTGCATCGGTCCTTGCATAA
- a CDS encoding DsrE family protein has protein sequence MRINLRGINRYAAAIITDNILKNGQENIQLILRENYEEIQKVAASYGMNYSAKKGPDGVVVDISRGEIEEVDVTGETCPGPLIIVGEKLSSMKQGMRIKIKSESQDVIDDLAVSAPEMNARVIEKSKTHLILEKIEKTEKKEFTGRDRVLVVQSNGTGNAERAYATFIFSKAALSMGKDVTVFLLMDGVSLARRGAAAKVKHPAFPTLNELMEEVIEMGAKVYVCEMSAQFRGLTEDKITEGCKIAGAATFITLLSDPRYAVVNF, from the coding sequence ATGAGGATCAACCTCAGAGGAATAAACAGGTACGCTGCAGCCATAATCACAGACAACATCCTGAAGAATGGCCAGGAAAACATCCAGTTAATACTCAGGGAGAACTATGAAGAGATTCAAAAGGTTGCAGCCAGTTACGGAATGAATTATTCTGCTAAAAAAGGACCTGATGGTGTGGTGGTTGATATTTCACGTGGAGAGATTGAAGAGGTGGACGTCACCGGTGAAACCTGTCCTGGACCCCTTATAATCGTGGGCGAAAAACTATCATCAATGAAACAGGGGATGAGAATAAAAATAAAGTCCGAAAGTCAGGACGTTATCGATGACCTTGCGGTTTCAGCCCCTGAAATGAACGCCAGGGTGATAGAAAAATCAAAAACCCACCTTATACTTGAAAAAATAGAAAAAACTGAGAAAAAGGAATTCACAGGAAGGGACAGGGTCCTGGTTGTTCAGAGCAATGGAACAGGTAATGCGGAGAGGGCCTATGCCACATTTATATTCTCAAAGGCTGCCCTGAGCATGGGTAAGGACGTCACTGTGTTCCTTCTGATGGATGGTGTGAGCCTTGCCAGGAGGGGCGCGGCAGCAAAGGTTAAACACCCGGCCTTCCCGACCCTCAATGAACTCATGGAGGAGGTAATTGAAATGGGTGCTAAAGTTTATGTCTGCGAGATGAGCGCTCAGTTCAGGGGGCTCACAGAAGATAAAATAACAGAAGGATGTAAAATCGCCGGGGCTGCTACATTCATAACACTCCTGAGCGACCCCAGGTACGCCGTAGTGAACTTCTAG
- a CDS encoding DUF169 domain-containing protein, with protein sequence MDYRKIAGELRELLQMEGSPVAVKLVKAEEETSGPRLEKRRHCEFIQEARLNGLKGHATAEEHLCKGGAAAMGLCSLPAPVADGSMYHKLGNYSTPEAAHETVKAVPMLDEEYYASEYAPLEDADFEPDVVVLILKPAQALRLSQAYLHERGGRITGDYSGIQSLCADAVAAVIQRGLPNITMGCNGSRKYAGIKPEELAVGVPAEELEGIVDALRKFREKWG encoded by the coding sequence ATGGATTACCGTAAGATTGCAGGTGAACTCAGGGAACTCCTGCAGATGGAGGGCAGCCCCGTGGCTGTCAAACTTGTTAAGGCGGAGGAAGAAACATCAGGTCCCCGACTTGAAAAAAGGAGGCACTGCGAATTCATACAGGAGGCCAGATTAAATGGGCTAAAGGGCCATGCAACAGCAGAGGAACACCTCTGTAAGGGTGGCGCCGCCGCCATGGGCCTCTGCAGCCTTCCAGCACCTGTTGCAGATGGGAGCATGTACCACAAACTCGGAAACTACAGCACCCCTGAAGCGGCCCATGAAACCGTGAAGGCTGTGCCAATGCTAGATGAAGAATATTATGCCTCAGAGTACGCTCCACTTGAGGATGCTGACTTTGAACCCGACGTGGTTGTGCTGATACTCAAACCTGCCCAGGCACTGAGACTGAGCCAGGCATACCTCCACGAGAGGGGTGGCAGAATCACAGGGGACTACTCAGGTATACAGTCACTCTGCGCAGATGCAGTTGCTGCGGTCATCCAGAGAGGCCTTCCAAACATTACAATGGGATGCAACGGGTCAAGAAAATATGCTGGAATAAAGCCAGAGGAACTCGCAGTTGGAGTCCCTGCAGAGGAACTTGAGGGAATAGTGGATGCCCTCAGAAAATTCAGGGAGAAATGGGGGTAA
- a CDS encoding GAF domain-containing protein → MENLSETEKLIMSYLESNPPEECMLDKITRGINRSRATVLKYLHILEARGLVTYRMVGRSKLWMPTRDADVKTVEYRDDTSRNPEIIKNASEIHQTLLRLLELERKIDDPDKLVFTVNTLLDIVVANESFRRMFPGARSLEDIMDRESIILLESRMHAPGKIQADLRGRDGIRRTYSLFISPVNNFWVIIAKDMASSSFSKNELEVLLTITRLRTSSDSLEDFLGSAREELAGVLDIKQISVVLRDASGLNRVYDHPSAIKLEEFDYFIYRSIETLETVSWSSNKGLMLSVPLITDERARGAMILEVPDDSISSRALEIVEMFADEVSEYIELERLRRENEEFIRTLLAMNRVSEIINSDEEENRILEKSIEAVIDTLEFEMGCIYLMEEEMELKLRVQKNLPETLSRMCMAGVFTDLFSRSIEDERVIYITAESPEYRMIHDSIRKNNIRTILMIPIRFSGEIIGILNLASYSVKPYNRISLENISSIGLQLGSAIRKIKG, encoded by the coding sequence GTGGAGAACCTTTCTGAAACCGAGAAGCTGATAATGTCCTACCTTGAATCGAACCCGCCAGAGGAGTGCATGCTGGATAAGATAACCAGGGGAATAAACCGCAGCAGGGCCACCGTACTCAAATACCTCCACATCCTGGAGGCAAGGGGCCTTGTGACCTACAGGATGGTGGGCAGAAGTAAACTATGGATGCCAACAAGGGATGCAGATGTTAAGACAGTGGAGTACCGGGACGACACCTCAAGGAACCCGGAGATCATAAAGAATGCCTCGGAGATTCACCAGACACTTCTCAGGCTCCTGGAACTTGAAAGAAAAATAGATGACCCGGATAAACTGGTTTTCACAGTGAACACACTCCTTGACATAGTTGTCGCCAATGAATCATTCAGGAGAATGTTCCCTGGCGCCAGAAGCCTTGAGGATATCATGGACAGGGAAAGTATAATACTTCTTGAAAGCAGAATGCATGCTCCTGGTAAAATACAGGCGGATCTCAGGGGAAGAGATGGTATAAGGAGAACCTACAGCCTCTTTATAAGCCCTGTAAATAACTTCTGGGTGATTATCGCAAAGGATATGGCAAGCTCATCATTCTCAAAGAATGAACTTGAAGTCCTCCTCACAATCACAAGGCTCAGGACATCATCCGATAGCCTGGAGGACTTTCTTGGGTCTGCAAGGGAGGAACTGGCAGGAGTTCTGGATATCAAACAGATATCAGTGGTCCTGAGAGACGCATCAGGTTTAAACCGGGTCTATGACCACCCATCAGCAATTAAACTTGAAGAATTTGATTATTTCATATACAGAAGCATCGAAACACTTGAAACTGTCTCATGGAGCTCGAATAAGGGCCTCATGTTATCGGTTCCCCTCATAACAGATGAAAGGGCAAGGGGGGCCATGATACTTGAGGTACCCGATGACTCCATATCATCCAGGGCACTTGAAATCGTGGAAATGTTTGCCGATGAGGTCTCAGAGTACATTGAACTTGAGAGGCTCAGAAGGGAGAACGAGGAATTTATAAGAACACTCCTTGCAATGAACAGGGTTTCTGAGATTATAAACAGCGATGAGGAAGAGAACAGGATACTTGAGAAATCAATTGAAGCGGTTATAGATACCCTTGAATTTGAAATGGGATGCATCTACCTCATGGAAGAGGAAATGGAACTCAAACTCAGGGTCCAGAAGAACCTGCCCGAGACCCTCAGCCGTATGTGCATGGCCGGGGTATTCACGGACCTCTTCAGCAGATCAATTGAGGATGAGCGGGTAATATATATAACCGCTGAATCCCCCGAATACCGCATGATACACGATTCAATACGTAAAAATAATATAAGAACTATTTTAATGATTCCAATCAGGTTTTCAGGGGAAATAATCGGGATACTGAACCTTGCAAGTTACAGTGTGAAGCCCTATAACAGGATAAGCCTTGAAAATATCTCATCCATTGGGCTTCAGCTTGGAAGTGCCATCAGAAAAATAAAGGGTTAG
- a CDS encoding aconitase X catalytic domain-containing protein gives MYLDGIEEKMYDGEFGETIQKSMEVLVALGDIYGAERMVEISSAQISGVSYKTIGDAGLEYLEDLSEGGARVRVQSTLNPAGMDLERWREMGFSEEFARRQLRIVEAYSSMDVMNTCTCTPYLIGNVPLKGSHIAWSESSAVSYANSVLGARTNREGGPGALAAAICGRTPEYGYHLDENRKATLLVDVECDLSGADYGALGYIAGRIAGEGVPYFKLRGLPAPEDLKALGAAMASSGAVALYHVDGITPEYRDASLEEVDERIRVDAGDISEAREELSTTSDSPDLICLGCPHCSLDEIRRIASFVGKKGADCDLWVCTSAAIKSAADRMGYTDVIEAAGGMVVSDTCMVVAPVEELGYEVLGVDSAKAANYVPGMCGLDAVYDDWMNLLKL, from the coding sequence ATGTACCTTGATGGAATCGAAGAGAAGATGTATGACGGCGAATTCGGTGAAACCATCCAGAAGAGTATGGAAGTACTGGTGGCCCTGGGTGACATCTACGGGGCTGAGAGGATGGTTGAAATATCATCTGCCCAGATCTCAGGTGTGTCCTACAAGACCATAGGAGACGCAGGCCTTGAATACCTGGAGGACCTGAGTGAGGGTGGTGCCAGGGTCAGGGTCCAGAGTACACTAAACCCTGCCGGCATGGACCTGGAGAGATGGAGGGAGATGGGTTTTTCAGAGGAATTTGCCAGGAGACAGCTCAGAATAGTGGAAGCCTACTCATCAATGGATGTTATGAACACCTGCACCTGCACCCCTTACCTCATAGGGAACGTGCCCCTCAAGGGGTCCCATATTGCATGGTCAGAGTCATCTGCGGTCTCCTATGCAAACTCGGTTCTCGGTGCCAGAACAAACAGGGAGGGCGGGCCGGGGGCCCTTGCAGCTGCAATATGTGGAAGGACACCTGAATACGGTTACCACCTTGATGAAAACAGAAAAGCCACCCTTCTGGTTGATGTGGAGTGTGACCTCTCAGGTGCAGACTACGGTGCCCTCGGTTACATTGCAGGGAGGATTGCGGGGGAGGGTGTCCCTTACTTCAAACTAAGGGGTTTGCCAGCACCCGAGGATCTGAAGGCCCTTGGAGCCGCCATGGCGTCATCAGGTGCTGTTGCACTCTACCATGTTGATGGCATAACACCTGAGTACAGGGATGCTTCCCTGGAGGAGGTGGATGAAAGGATCAGGGTGGATGCCGGTGACATATCAGAGGCCCGTGAGGAACTTTCCACCACCTCTGATAGTCCTGATTTAATCTGCCTTGGATGCCCCCACTGCTCCCTTGATGAGATAAGAAGGATAGCATCCTTTGTGGGTAAGAAGGGCGCTGACTGTGATCTCTGGGTATGCACATCTGCCGCCATAAAAAGTGCTGCGGACCGTATGGGCTACACAGATGTGATAGAGGCTGCCGGGGGGATGGTAGTATCCGACACTTGCATGGTTGTGGCTCCTGTGGAGGAACTGGGCTATGAGGTCCTTGGTGTTGACTCTGCAAAGGCAGCCAACTATGTCCCGGGTATGTGCGGCCTTGATGCGGTCTATGATGACTGGATGAATCTCCTTAAATTGTAA